TTAGATAACCCACCGCTATGCCCTTGCCCAAACTCTAGTGTTGCCCGATCAAGGTGTGCTCCGGTTAAAATAGCAGGCCCGTAGGTATCCCCCAACTCAAGCTCTATCGCACCATCTTCATTAGGTACTAGGTCAGACGTATCAATTGCTCCCTGAAGGCGGAATTCTAGTACTGGCGTTTCCCCGATAAGCCGAATGGCTTCTTGTGTATCGGTAACTCCTGGCAGTTCGATAATGAGCCTATCTTGCGTTTCGCCTGAGAGTGCACCGCCACGTTCTGTTTGTACGATTGGCTCTGCAACACCAAAGAGGTTTACACGACGCTCAATGGTGTCGCGCAGTGATGCCATAGACTCCGAAATATCTTCCGATGCAAGACGTGAAGTATCCGCCTTGTATACTAAGTGCGTACCTCCTGAGAGGTCGAGTCCAAGCTGAAATTGGAAATTGTTCTTTTGTATCTCAGAAGAGTATACGAACCATCCGACTCCGAATCCTACTAGTAAAATCGCTACTGTTATTAGTCTATTTTTCCACATAATTAAGTGCTGGAAGTATACCTTACCCATTTAGCGAATATCAAGGGGTATTTTTTTATACTACGAACCACGTTTTGTGAGAATGGTCTTGAGTGTAAGCGCGGCAATATAGAAATCGAGCCATAAACTACGCTCTTTTATATAGAAGAGGTCGTATGAAAGCTTTTCTGCAGTGGAATCTACGTCTGCTTTATGGTGTGCGTGGTTATCGTGCATTATTTGAGCCCAACCAGAAAGCCCTGGTTTTACTACATTACGTAAGTTGTAATACGGTATTTCTGTCTTATACACGTCAGTAAGTGCTGGGAACTCTGGGCGAGGTCCGATGAATGACATGTCTCCCTTAAACACGCTCCACAACTGAGGTAGCTCATCGAGCCTAGTGCGTCGTAGTAGTGCTCCAACACGAGTAACAGTATGCTTGGTTTCTAGCGCTTCCTCATCTGTATCGACTCCTGTCATGCTTCTAAACTTTGGAAAAGAGAATAGTTCCCCGCCAAGGCCAACACGTTGTGCTATGTAAAAGATTGGCCCTTTGCTCTCAAGCTTTATTGCCAGAATAATGAATGGATATAATACGAGCGATACAAGCCCGAGTATAACTGCAGCTGCAATATCTGTTGCACGCTTACCAACTGAATAGACCAATTGTTGGTCTAGCGACATGTACTGTAGGAGCCAGCGATGATCTATCAAAGAAAGTGGTACTCGTTCAAAGATTTCTTGGTACAACCTTCGTACGTCAATAAATTCGGCTTGGTGTTTTACAAAGGTTATATCGTAAATAAAAGACAATAGGTCATCTAATGAATGGTTGCTCATATCAGCAACTATAGTGCTGACTTCCCCACTTTCTATGAGTAACTGCAGGGTTTGTTTGACCTCTTCACTGGAAGAAAGCTCTGGGTGAATAATTGCGCGGAACTCCAACGGATACAGCGGGTCTTTATTAACCTCTTCTGCAAGCTCGGTAAGTTCAAGCCCTGTTCCGATGAGTACCGCACCAATTTCTCGGCGTACTAAAAGGTGCGGGTACATGTGTACTCGCCAAAAATACAGGAGTGCAGTTGAGATAAACAAATACAGCACCAGTACTGTTTTTGGCGTAATAAGAAAAATTGGAATAAGGAAGAAAAAGAGGGCGGCTATTCCTATGTTAACTGCTTGGGCTGCAAAGATAATGTTTGGTAGCTGCTTTCTAAATAACACGGTGTACCGTCCGTATAATCCGGAAATAAAATATACGATGAACCACACGCCAAATAAAAGAGAGAACGAGACCAAATGCACGACTGCATTTTCAAGGGAGGGCACACTAAAACTACGTAATGACAGTGCCAGCCATACGGATACATACAAAATGCTTATATCACCCAATAAAAGCACGATATAGGCCTTGCGACTCAAAATGCTCATACAGTACTAGTATCACTTTTAAGCTATTGACGCAATGGTTTGGCTATACTCCTATAAACTCTCTTTGGGAGTCGTCGCGGTGAACGGTGCGTGAATATCGGCTCATACCCATAATAATACCGAGCGCCGCAAATTCGGTAAGCAAGTGAGAACCGCCGTAGCTCATAAACGGCAGAGTTACGCCAGTTACGGGGAGCAGCCCTATGTTCATACCAACATGTACCGTAAAGTGACTGATGAAGAGTATGGCGACACCAAGCGCAAAGAGTGTTTCAAAATTAGTTGCTCCAAGTTTCGCATGCATTAAAATACGCCACAAAAGGATTCCGAATAGCATGAACAGGAACACAACTCCGACAAACCCCCACTCTTCTGCAAACGAGGCAAAAATGAAGTCGGTCTCGTATTCTGGCAAGAATTGCAACTTGCTTTGTGTACCGTACCCAATTCCTTTACCTGATATTTGCCCAGAACCTACAGCGATAGTAGATTGATACGCATTGTAACCAGCGCCACGAACGTCAGCCAATGGGTGTAAGAATGTCAAAATTCTATCTTTCTGATAATCGGCGAACACAAACATCCACATACCCGCTATGGCAAGCGCACCAGCAATAAATACTGCCAACAAGTGCTTTTTTGAGATGCCGGACACGAGTACCATCCCAAACCATACAAACGCAATCATAATAGCTGAGCCGAAGTCTGGCTGGAGCAAAATGAGCAAGAAAAGAATGAGTGCGTACACTCCAGACAAAAGAATGTGCCTAATGTGTGCTATTTCGATATGTCGACGAGTGAAGTACTTGGCGAGCAGCGCAATGATTACTAGCTTTGCATACTCAGCAGGTTGTACCGCAAAACCTCCAAAATTGAAGCGGCTTTGGGCCCCCTTTACCACATCGCCAAACACAAAAACTAGTAACAGCAGCAGAACTGTTATACCGAACAGAATGGTCACTATATTTGTTCTCCGTAGAAACCTAAAATCGATAAAGCTGAATATAAAGAACACGGCTACCGAAATAGAGAGCCATATAATCTGTCGTTGAAAGAATGAGTTGGCATCACCGTAGGCATGCATGGTTACAAGCCCTGCAAGCGTGATGAGTACTGCAGAAACAAATAGCAGCACATCGATGTGTCCAAAATATCGCTGCAGGATATTTCCAGATAGATTTCCCATATTCACTGCGCCTATCGTGGGCGTTGGGGAAGTATTAAAGGAACTATATCAACGCGACCGACAGCAAAACCAAATGGTTCTGGCCAGGTAAATGCGATTGGAAATTCTTCGTTTGGCCCAACGGCTTCTACTAATGTTCTCGACGAAGTGAATGCGTTTCCAGCAGTGTCAAAAACTGTCGCAACTAAAACTATGTCGTTAATGGTTACCACTTCACTGTTATGAACAATTGCGTCAAGCCGCGGCATTGAAGTGGTGTCGCTTATCTTTTCATTGCGTATTGAAATACCTATTGCTGGGTCTTGCATACGTTCCCACGTTAAGTCATTTACAAAACTGAAGAGCGTTCGTGCTGGGATACGATTACCAGTGTCTATACGGCTTTCAAACACTGGGAATACGCCTTCTGGCAGAACCGGTGCCCGCCCGAAACGCTCTGCAATAAGGATGTTTTTTTCGTCATAGAGTTTGAATTGGTATATACCATCGTACACTCCTGCACCTTGGTTTGGGTTTTCGATATACGCGACAGTATTGTAAAATCCGTCGCGCACTGGGAAGGTGCGTGCCCAAAGGACAGCATATGGCTGTATAAAGCGCTCATCTAGGAGCTGACAAGAGCCACCTCGGTCAATTGCTGTTTCATCTTGGTTTAGCTTGCCATCAAAACAAGTGGCCGGTTTGTATGTCGTGAAAAATACTATTGGTGCAATGATGCTAAATACAAAAAGAAGTAGCCCTCCTCCGTAGATCATTTGCCTTTTTCGTGCCCATGCTGATGTTGCCATTACCTACAAGTATACCTTAGTGCTTCCTGTGGTGTCGAATACACTATGCAAAAACGCACCTCACTTTGTGAGGTGCGTTTTATAGGAGTGTGAATAGTATCACTAACGATATATTCAAATATTTTATGTTGGCGCCGAGCTACTCTCGCCTTACGACTACCATCGCCTCAGAAGAGCTTAACTTCTGTGTTCGGAATGAGAACAGGTGTACCCTCTTCGATGAAGCACCAACATAAAATATTCGAATGTTGTTGTACCTATGTTTGAAAATGAGCTCAATCTCTCTAGAAAAGGGATTGAGGAGGATGGTGGGAATTGCACCCACAGCCTGCGCTTAGGACCGTTATAGTTACGGCCGTCGATCCTTTACTGCGACAGCAAGGACGGACACATATGCGGCACATTGGCTCGAAGGACCTTCGTCCTTACGCATCCTCATGAGG
This genomic stretch from Candidatus Kaiserbacteria bacterium harbors:
- a CDS encoding sugar transferase, which produces MSILSRKAYIVLLLGDISILYVSVWLALSLRSFSVPSLENAVVHLVSFSLLFGVWFIVYFISGLYGRYTVLFRKQLPNIIFAAQAVNIGIAALFFFLIPIFLITPKTVLVLYLFISTALLYFWRVHMYPHLLVRREIGAVLIGTGLELTELAEEVNKDPLYPLEFRAIIHPELSSSEEVKQTLQLLIESGEVSTIVADMSNHSLDDLLSFIYDITFVKHQAEFIDVRRLYQEIFERVPLSLIDHRWLLQYMSLDQQLVYSVGKRATDIAAAVILGLVSLVLYPFIILAIKLESKGPIFYIAQRVGLGGELFSFPKFRSMTGVDTDEEALETKHTVTRVGALLRRTRLDELPQLWSVFKGDMSFIGPRPEFPALTDVYKTEIPYYNLRNVVKPGLSGWAQIMHDNHAHHKADVDSTAEKLSYDLFYIKERSLWLDFYIAALTLKTILTKRGS
- the rodA gene encoding rod shape-determining protein RodA produces the protein MGNLSGNILQRYFGHIDVLLFVSAVLITLAGLVTMHAYGDANSFFQRQIIWLSISVAVFFIFSFIDFRFLRRTNIVTILFGITVLLLLLVFVFGDVVKGAQSRFNFGGFAVQPAEYAKLVIIALLAKYFTRRHIEIAHIRHILLSGVYALILFLLILLQPDFGSAIMIAFVWFGMVLVSGISKKHLLAVFIAGALAIAGMWMFVFADYQKDRILTFLHPLADVRGAGYNAYQSTIAVGSGQISGKGIGYGTQSKLQFLPEYETDFIFASFAEEWGFVGVVFLFMLFGILLWRILMHAKLGATNFETLFALGVAILFISHFTVHVGMNIGLLPVTGVTLPFMSYGGSHLLTEFAALGIIMGMSRYSRTVHRDDSQREFIGV